The Platichthys flesus chromosome 23, fPlaFle2.1, whole genome shotgun sequence DNA segment CTTGACTTTATTTCTACTGTTTGTAATCATCCAGACTccaacttcaaaataaaagcctggaACTGGTGGACCAGTGCAACCAGTGCACAGCGAGAACTCTGCAGAAGATACCGCTGAATTTAttcatgcacaaaaaaaaaaaatcctcggAGCACAGATTGGATCTTTAATTTGACTCATGTCACCCAACATCATCCCCTCGCCCTCCATCCTCCACCGCCCCACCAGGGGGCAGAGTTTCAAaatcagagggaaaaaaaggaataaagaccAAATCAAATCCACAGCCTCATTTTCCACCCACCTCATTTTATTAAGCAAAGTATCAGAATGATCTGCAGTTAGTCGctgagcagaaaaacaaagagaacttAGGGAATGTACTGAGCAGTGGAACGACGCTGTGTGAGAGCAACTGCCTGAATAACTGGGAATGTGGCGGATTAAATGTTAACATGTGacgtgtagtgtgtgtgtgtgtgtgtgcgtgcgtgtgtgtgtgtgtgtgccagatgACTGTATCGCCAGCAGCTGAGCAGTAGTTGATGTGACAGTGTTGAGGATAATGAGACATAATGAAGTAAATCAAATTGTGCTGAAACTATTTCACATCGGTCTCCTGGTGCGTGAGCTCAGGACGTGTGTAGCTACAGTACAgcgattaaaaaaaacaaacacacacacacagagagatgttgTAAAGTCAAAACCATACAGACGTGACTGGTCCCTCGCAAAACCAGTTCTCTTTTCCTTGAGTTTTTCTAATCAGGGTGGGAGATTTATTCAGAACGACACTGGCCTCAAATATAAATACCCGACGTACTGTACTTCACGTGTAAAAGAGAAACGCACACAAGTTCATCGGGCGACAAAACCAAACTAgaacataaacaacaaactgTTTCTACAGCGGAGACGCATCGGAGTGGAAATGGGAATCAAACCTTTACAGTGATCGGCTTCTCTACTGTAGCATgggcttcatttttttttattcttttaaattcttctgtttgaaaaataacattcaCGAGCATATCGAGTAAATTGTTCTCTACTGAAAATATCTGTAAGTaacatataaaaaataaaacatcggAAAATAAatcagcgttttttttttttgctctgtcaGGAGAACGTCCCCCTGCTACTTTTTTTAACAACTCGGCATATTAACAAAAAAGCAAAAGATCCACTGTACATGTCAGATTCTAAAAGATATAGACGTCACCTCTGCTTAATGATTTAcatccaaaaataaaataacatcttCAGTCAGTTTGTCTCTTCTCGGCGCGAGCAGTAAAAAGGTCCAGAGGGGACAGGGACGAGGACACAACTTCACACACGAACAACAACAGGGCGGAGACAACAACAGGCTCCTTACAACGCTCGATACCACAGTGTCAGTGACTACACCTCAGTTCATAATCGTCTCCAGTGTCTCCGTCCGTCCTCGCCGGGTTACAGCAGCATCGACTCCTGCATGGCGAACGCCTCCTGTGCGTGCCTGTAGTGTGGTCCTCCGAACAGCtgggggagctgctgctgctgctgctggagctgtgtCCTGTACTGCAGCAGGCTGTCGGGGTTGGCGGGAAATGTGAACTCCTTGTGGGGGGACATCTGGGCCTGCTGGAAGCTGGGCGAGCGGGGGACTCCACCCGGGGACGGAGGGGGCAGCGCGTCCTCCTGCGCCCACCGGAGCATGTCTACCGCCCGCTGAGCCCCCCCCTCTGGCGGGTACTGCGGGCTCGCCCTCCCCCTCGGCGGTCCCTCGAACCTGCCGTCCCCCAGAGCGTGCACCTGTGCGGTGGaggtgagctgctgcaggtaGATGGGGGTGGAGCGGCCCTGGGTCTCCAGCTGCAGGGGGGGTCTGGTGCCTCGTGGTACGAGGGCGGCGCCGGGTGGCGGCTGCCGGCGGTACGTGGCGAAGGAGTTGTTCATGAGGGCCTTCTCCGGGGAGAGTCTACTGGGCTGCCGCTGGGTGGTGGCGGCGTACACTTGTTCGCTGTACGCCATGTTGGAGTGTGGGGGGAGCCTGGAGGGGGGGGCGTACAGTCTGTCCTCCGCTCTGTGCTCCAGGTTCATGCCGTATCCTTGGTGGTAGATGGGAACCTCCGTGGTGGTTCTGCTGGGAGATGGAGTGTGGAACTGGTTCTGGCTGCCAGGCTGGATGGACTGCCCCCCCGGGGGACTGCTGTGGGAGAACGACGGAGGAAGCTTGGCCGTCCTCGGCCCGGAGGCGATGGAGACGGGGCTCCCCGTCAGGCTGGGTCCATGGCTGGGTCCATGACTGGGTCCATGGCTGGGTCCATGACTGGGTCCATGGCTGGGTCCATGGCTGGGACCATGACTGGGACCATGGCTGGGGCTGCCCTGATACTGGGATGACGCGCTGTAGGGGGTCTCACCGTGGGGGGTCCTCATTCTGGACGGAGGTCtctccagctccaggatctcaaAGTCCTGCTCCAGCAGCCCGGGCACGTTGTCGTACTGGGAGGCGTTGGAGCCCCGGTCGGTGCCAGGGACGAAGCCCTTGGGACGCGGTCGGCGATGGGGGGGTGCAGTGTCGTCCGGGCTGGAGGGGGCCGGCGATGCCCCCCTGCTCAGGTTGGTGTCCCGGGACGCCGCCGCCTTGACGGCTTCCAGCCGCGTGTCGGAGGGCTTGAACCAGCGGGGAGTGATCTCTTTGTGAGAGCTGGAGGCAGCGTTGGAGTTGTGGTTGGCGGAGGCGTGGCTCTGAGGCTTCCCTCTGTCCACTGTGGTGATCTGCGGCGTCGGGCTGAGCGCCGAGGGCGGTGTCACCCCTCTCTCCGGCGTGGTGATCTCCCCCGACCCTCTGGATCGAGCGTCCCTCCGGTCGGCCTTGTGTTGACGTAGCGGTTTGTCCAGCGAGTCCCGGCGAGCGCGGCTGGGAGGCCGACTCTCCTGCTGGCGCTCCGGCACAGGACTCGGATCCCTGGGGGGGTCGGCTGGCTCGACGTGGCTCTGACCGTTGGCCACGTGGTTCCCAACCACCGCCGCCGCTGCCCGCTCCGGAGGAAGCTGCCCCAACGGCTTCTTGGGAAACTCGTCGTCTTTACCTGCAGAAGGGAATCAGTGAGCAGACGTTAGAGGATCCTCGGGACAGAAGCTGCCGGCTGATGGTTGAACACACTGTGGCGCTGAT contains these protein-coding regions:
- the usp6nl gene encoding USP6 N-terminal-like protein isoform X4, with the protein product MTSDTDQDAAVKLDRERADIVAKYDKGKEAKVEPWEDTNFHLYKEIDRFGFVHKDELPSYDSVAEKQKHMEVERIGKWLKMMKSWDKYKNSEKLVRRVYKGIPLQLRGEVWCLLLDIPKIKEEKKDFYEKLKARARGVSPDIRQIDLDVNRTYRDHIMFMTRYDVKQQALFHVLTAYSMYNTEVGYCQGMSQITALLLIYMNEEDAFWALVKLLSGQKHSMHGFFVPGFPKLMRFQEHHDRTLKKMMPKLKQHLDTQEVFTSLYTMKWFFQCFLDRTPFTLTLRIWDIYIMEGERVLSAMSYTLLKLHKKHLMKLSMEELVEFLQVTLSKNFYYEDDFVIEQMQASMTELRRAKLDVPPPGKDDEFPKKPLGQLPPERAAAAVVGNHVANGQSHVEPADPPRDPSPVPERQQESRPPSRARRDSLDKPLRQHKADRRDARSRGSGEITTPERGVTPPSALSPTPQITTVDRGKPQSHASANHNSNAASSSHKEITPRWFKPSDTRLEAVKAAASRDTNLSRGASPAPSSPDDTAPPHRRPRPKGFVPGTDRGSNASQYDNVPGLLEQDFEILELERPPSRMRTPHGETPYSASSQYQGSPSHGPSHGPSHGPSHGPSHGPSHGPSHGPSHGPSLTGSPVSIASGPRTAKLPPSFSHSSPPGGQSIQPGSQNQFHTPSPSRTTTEVPIYHQGYGMNLEHRAEDRLYAPPSRLPPHSNMAYSEQVYAATTQRQPSRLSPEKALMNNSFATYRRQPPPGAALVPRGTRPPLQLETQGRSTPIYLQQLTSTAQVHALGDGRFEGPPRGRASPQYPPEGGAQRAVDMLRWAQEDALPPPSPGGVPRSPSFQQAQMSPHKEFTFPANPDSLLQYRTQLQQQQQQLPQLFGGPHYRHAQEAFAMQESMLL
- the usp6nl gene encoding USP6 N-terminal-like protein isoform X3, with the translated sequence MFLKFCWRPSDTDQDAAVKLDRERADIVAKYDKGKEAKVEPWEDTNFHLYKEIDRFGFVHKDELPSYDSVAEKQKHMEVERIGKWLKMMKSWDKYKNSEKLVRRVYKGIPLQLRGEVWCLLLDIPKIKEEKKDFYEKLKARARGVSPDIRQIDLDVNRTYRDHIMFMTRYDVKQQALFHVLTAYSMYNTEVGYCQGMSQITALLLIYMNEEDAFWALVKLLSGQKHSMHGFFVPGFPKLMRFQEHHDRTLKKMMPKLKQHLDTQEVFTSLYTMKWFFQCFLDRTPFTLTLRIWDIYIMEGERVLSAMSYTLLKLHKKHLMKLSMEELVEFLQVTLSKNFYYEDDFVIEQMQASMTELRRAKLDVPPPGKDDEFPKKPLGQLPPERAAAAVVGNHVANGQSHVEPADPPRDPSPVPERQQESRPPSRARRDSLDKPLRQHKADRRDARSRGSGEITTPERGVTPPSALSPTPQITTVDRGKPQSHASANHNSNAASSSHKEITPRWFKPSDTRLEAVKAAASRDTNLSRGASPAPSSPDDTAPPHRRPRPKGFVPGTDRGSNASQYDNVPGLLEQDFEILELERPPSRMRTPHGETPYSASSQYQGSPSHGPSHGPSHGPSHGPSHGPSHGPSHGPSHGPSLTGSPVSIASGPRTAKLPPSFSHSSPPGGQSIQPGSQNQFHTPSPSRTTTEVPIYHQGYGMNLEHRAEDRLYAPPSRLPPHSNMAYSEQVYAATTQRQPSRLSPEKALMNNSFATYRRQPPPGAALVPRGTRPPLQLETQGRSTPIYLQQLTSTAQVHALGDGRFEGPPRGRASPQYPPEGGAQRAVDMLRWAQEDALPPPSPGGVPRSPSFQQAQMSPHKEFTFPANPDSLLQYRTQLQQQQQQLPQLFGGPHYRHAQEAFAMQESMLL
- the usp6nl gene encoding USP6 N-terminal-like protein isoform X1: MQVLQIVKELVSPSRRRAAVRFGASDTDQDAAVKLDRERADIVAKYDKGKEAKVEPWEDTNFHLYKEIDRFGFVHKDELPSYDSVAEKQKHMEVERIGKWLKMMKSWDKYKNSEKLVRRVYKGIPLQLRGEVWCLLLDIPKIKEEKKDFYEKLKARARGVSPDIRQIDLDVNRTYRDHIMFMTRYDVKQQALFHVLTAYSMYNTEVGYCQGMSQITALLLIYMNEEDAFWALVKLLSGQKHSMHGFFVPGFPKLMRFQEHHDRTLKKMMPKLKQHLDTQEVFTSLYTMKWFFQCFLDRTPFTLTLRIWDIYIMEGERVLSAMSYTLLKLHKKHLMKLSMEELVEFLQVTLSKNFYYEDDFVIEQMQASMTELRRAKLDVPPPGKDDEFPKKPLGQLPPERAAAAVVGNHVANGQSHVEPADPPRDPSPVPERQQESRPPSRARRDSLDKPLRQHKADRRDARSRGSGEITTPERGVTPPSALSPTPQITTVDRGKPQSHASANHNSNAASSSHKEITPRWFKPSDTRLEAVKAAASRDTNLSRGASPAPSSPDDTAPPHRRPRPKGFVPGTDRGSNASQYDNVPGLLEQDFEILELERPPSRMRTPHGETPYSASSQYQGSPSHGPSHGPSHGPSHGPSHGPSHGPSHGPSHGPSLTGSPVSIASGPRTAKLPPSFSHSSPPGGQSIQPGSQNQFHTPSPSRTTTEVPIYHQGYGMNLEHRAEDRLYAPPSRLPPHSNMAYSEQVYAATTQRQPSRLSPEKALMNNSFATYRRQPPPGAALVPRGTRPPLQLETQGRSTPIYLQQLTSTAQVHALGDGRFEGPPRGRASPQYPPEGGAQRAVDMLRWAQEDALPPPSPGGVPRSPSFQQAQMSPHKEFTFPANPDSLLQYRTQLQQQQQQLPQLFGGPHYRHAQEAFAMQESMLL
- the usp6nl gene encoding USP6 N-terminal-like protein isoform X2, with protein sequence MRTKALTRLEDPPDAWKRASDTDQDAAVKLDRERADIVAKYDKGKEAKVEPWEDTNFHLYKEIDRFGFVHKDELPSYDSVAEKQKHMEVERIGKWLKMMKSWDKYKNSEKLVRRVYKGIPLQLRGEVWCLLLDIPKIKEEKKDFYEKLKARARGVSPDIRQIDLDVNRTYRDHIMFMTRYDVKQQALFHVLTAYSMYNTEVGYCQGMSQITALLLIYMNEEDAFWALVKLLSGQKHSMHGFFVPGFPKLMRFQEHHDRTLKKMMPKLKQHLDTQEVFTSLYTMKWFFQCFLDRTPFTLTLRIWDIYIMEGERVLSAMSYTLLKLHKKHLMKLSMEELVEFLQVTLSKNFYYEDDFVIEQMQASMTELRRAKLDVPPPGKDDEFPKKPLGQLPPERAAAAVVGNHVANGQSHVEPADPPRDPSPVPERQQESRPPSRARRDSLDKPLRQHKADRRDARSRGSGEITTPERGVTPPSALSPTPQITTVDRGKPQSHASANHNSNAASSSHKEITPRWFKPSDTRLEAVKAAASRDTNLSRGASPAPSSPDDTAPPHRRPRPKGFVPGTDRGSNASQYDNVPGLLEQDFEILELERPPSRMRTPHGETPYSASSQYQGSPSHGPSHGPSHGPSHGPSHGPSHGPSHGPSHGPSLTGSPVSIASGPRTAKLPPSFSHSSPPGGQSIQPGSQNQFHTPSPSRTTTEVPIYHQGYGMNLEHRAEDRLYAPPSRLPPHSNMAYSEQVYAATTQRQPSRLSPEKALMNNSFATYRRQPPPGAALVPRGTRPPLQLETQGRSTPIYLQQLTSTAQVHALGDGRFEGPPRGRASPQYPPEGGAQRAVDMLRWAQEDALPPPSPGGVPRSPSFQQAQMSPHKEFTFPANPDSLLQYRTQLQQQQQQLPQLFGGPHYRHAQEAFAMQESMLL